The Pseudalkalibacillus hwajinpoensis DNA window GAGATTGATCCTTCTGTCATCGGAGAGCCCTGCATCATGGAGCCGGGCTTGATGAAATACATCGTGAGAAATGGGATAACAAGGATTACCAGTACAACTCGAATCGTTTGCATGAACACAATGAGACCCGTATCAACTTCCTTTGTCTCTTCACTTAAAATCGCAACCTGGGATAATCCCCCTGGAACGCTCCCAAACAGTCCATCAACAAGCTTTACATTCGCTTTCTTCACAAGTAGTAAACCTAAAAACAGGCTACCGATAACCGTAATCAGCGTAACACCAATTATATATGGAAAATGAAGCCCTATCTCATGAATTGTTCTCTGTGTGAACGATGCTCCGAGCATATACCCAATCATTATTAGAGCTATATCTCTAAAAGGAGCTGGCCATGAAAGCTTCCTCCCTGTACTAAAATGCCAGAATGTTACTCCGGTTAGAGGACCAAGCATCCATGGAAGTGGTGCGTGGAAGAGATGAAAGAGGAATGCACCGATGAGACCAATGATTAGAGGTTCGGCTATTGATCGTATATTATGTAACTTCATCTGCGTAAACTCCTTTTATTGGAAAACCTTCTTTAATTAGTATAGAGGATGGCAGTAGTGCCTGTCACCGCCCGTTTTTTGTCGAACGAAATAAAGAGAGACATGGGAGCTGAATGATTCTCCATGTCTCTCTTCGTTTAGCTCTTAATGCCCTTCACGCTTCCACACATAATACGCTTCTGGATTAACGACCTTTCTAACCCAGAAACTTTTTTTAGGTGCAACTCTGTCAGAAACTTTGTACCATACTCCCCCCCTTAAGCGTCGATAAAGTTTCCACCGCGAAAAAAGACTGTCACTCTTTTTAAGTGAAGGCAAAAACTTAATGAGGTATTTCAACATGCCTTCACCCACCTCCTTAAAATCAAGTCAACAGAACATCATATGCGCCAGGATGAGTTTTATGAAGAAAACAGGCGTTATTTACCAGTAAGGAACAGTACCATTTGAGGAACAATAAGGAAGAACCTTATGGAGGAGTGGTAGGAATGGACATTTATGAATCAACCTCAGAATTTTCAAAGGGCTACAGGGCCGGGGATGTGGTTTATGTGATGTATCGAAATCCTCATACGTATAACGTAGCTAATATTCAGCAAGCAGCTGTTGTGAACAATCCAGATCATCCCGGTGAGCTTGCCCTATTTCTGTATGAAACGTATTATCCTCTCAATTCAGACATCGCGATCTATCATACAGAAGCAGATGCAGAACAGGCCTATGCCACATACTTCGGCTCAAGCAATTAGGAGGTATTCTGTTGGTCAAACCATTTGTACCTCAGCTTGTATACATGGAGCCCCGTGCATTAGAGTATCCGCTTGGGCAGGAGCTGCAAGAAAAGTTCACAAAACTAGGTATCGAGATTCGGGAGACAACCTCACACAATCAGGTACGGAATCTGCCGGGAGATAACCACTTCCAGCAATATCGCGTTGCCAAATCAACGCTGGTGGTCGGTGTCAGGAAAACACTGAAATTCGATACTTCGAAACCTTCTGCAGAGTATGCGATTCCGTTCGCA harbors:
- a CDS encoding transcriptional regulator SplA domain-containing protein translates to MDIYESTSEFSKGYRAGDVVYVMYRNPHTYNVANIQQAAVVNNPDHPGELALFLYETYYPLNSDIAIYHTEADAEQAYATYFGSSN
- a CDS encoding AbrB family transcriptional regulator, whose protein sequence is MKLHNIRSIAEPLIIGLIGAFLFHLFHAPLPWMLGPLTGVTFWHFSTGRKLSWPAPFRDIALIMIGYMLGASFTQRTIHEIGLHFPYIIGVTLITVIGSLFLGLLLVKKANVKLVDGLFGSVPGGLSQVAILSEETKEVDTGLIVFMQTIRVVLVILVIPFLTMYFIKPGSMMQGSPMTEGSISYPVLFGLLGIALLSAFVGKKIRLPAAFLTGPLIAIALISISAIQVPDLPGGFVLVSQFLLGIHLGLYLKKNMLGNIRKLGFYSMLTSLLLVGFSFLLAILLTQVTSITLATAFLSTAPGGLAEMGVTATIVDADLAMISGYQLFRIFFIIFIALPLLQWWVRKREADIK